A window of Mycobacterium bourgelatii genomic DNA:
GACCGCGCGCGCCAATACATCGCGCAGGTGGGCGCGACGTGGGTGGTGCCGTCGGCCGGACCTCCCTGCTTCCTGGACCCCGAGTTGCGCCAACTCAACGACGACCAGGGTGACCCGGCCAACATCTTCCCTGACCAGATGGTGTTCCTCGACCAGATGCGCACCCACGGCCACGATGGCGGCCTGTTGATGATCCCCGGGTCCGTCGCGGATTTCACCGGCACCACACTGAATTCGCTCACGCACCCGCTGCCCACCGATCAGGTCGAGGCGATCTTCACCACGGGCAAGTCGGCGTACATCGCGGACTATGCCGAACGGATGGCACCGGTGCTGGCAGCGGAGAAGGCCACCTGGGCGCCGGCGTCCGGGGAGCCGCTGCTGGAACCGCTGCGGGCGCTGTTCGAACCGATCATGTTGCAGAGCAACGAGATCTGCGACGGCATCGGCTATCCCGTGGAATTGGTCCTCGGCCTTGAAACCGTCGTCCTGGACTTTCCGAAACGTACGGTGCGAGAACGCATTCCCGACGAGAAGTTCCGGTACGGGTTTGCCATCGAGCCCGAACTCGTTCGCACCGTGTTGCGCGACCAGGAACCCGACTGGGTCAACACGATATTCCTGTCCACCCGGTTCAAGGCCTGGCGGGTCGGCGGCTACAACGAATATCTGTACACGTTCTTCAAGTGCCTGACCGATGAGCGAATCGCCTACGCCGACGGCTGGTTCGCCGAGACCCATGACGATTCCGCCTCGATCACCTTGGACGGCTGGGAGATTCAGCGCCGCTGCCCGCACCTCAAGGCTGATCTGTCGAAATTTGGTGTGGTGGAAGGGAACACGCTAACCTGCAACCTCCACGGTTGGCAGTGGCGACTCGATGACGGTCGCTGCCTTACCACCCGCGGTCACGAGTTACGGAGTTCGCGCGCATGATGCAGTTCTATGACGACGGCGTGATTCAGGCTGACCGCCAGGCCATTACGCTGCGTCGGTACGACTTCCCGTCCGGCACCGCCAAGGTCATCCCGGTGAGTAAGATCCGCGGCTATAAGGCCGAACCGCTGGGTCTGCTGATGGCTCGGTTCAACATCTGGGGTAGCCCCGACCTCAACCGGCGCCGTTGGCTGCCGCTGGATGTGTACCGGCCGTTGAAGTCGATGCTGATTACCTTCGACATCCCCGGTGAG
This region includes:
- a CDS encoding MBL fold metallo-hydrolase, with amino-acid sequence MQVTSVGHAGFLIQTRAGSILCDPWVNPAYFASWFPFPDNSTLDWDALGDCDYLYVSHLHKDHFDAKLLTEHVNKDAVVLLPDFPVPDLQNELRKLGFHRFFETTDSVQHQLSGPKGDLDIMIIALRAPADGPIGDSALVVSDGETTVFNMNDARPVELDVLAADFGHIDVHLLQYSGAIWYPMVYDMPARAKEAFGTQKRQRQMDRARQYIAQVGATWVVPSAGPPCFLDPELRQLNDDQGDPANIFPDQMVFLDQMRTHGHDGGLLMIPGSVADFTGTTLNSLTHPLPTDQVEAIFTTGKSAYIADYAERMAPVLAAEKATWAPASGEPLLEPLRALFEPIMLQSNEICDGIGYPVELVLGLETVVLDFPKRTVRERIPDEKFRYGFAIEPELVRTVLRDQEPDWVNTIFLSTRFKAWRVGGYNEYLYTFFKCLTDERIAYADGWFAETHDDSASITLDGWEIQRRCPHLKADLSKFGVVEGNTLTCNLHGWQWRLDDGRCLTTRGHELRSSRA